In the Tessaracoccus lacteus genome, GCGCAGGCCCTCGGGCTGACGTCCATCCCGTCGTTCGTGGTCGGCGGCAGCTACTTCACAGGGGCCCAGACCCTCGACTTCTTCCGGCAGGCCATCGAGGAGCAGGTCAGGCAGCCCTCCTGATGCTGATCGGTTACGCGGGCGCCTTCCTCGGGGGAGCCGCCGCCATCCTCAGCCCCTGCGCCGCACTGCTGCTTCCCGCCTTCTTCGCCTACGCGTTCGGAGAGGACCGATCCCGGCTGGTCGGCCGCACCGTTCTGTTCTGGGTCGGCACCCTTCTCACGCTCGTCCCGCTGGGGCTGGGCGCCGGGGCGCTCGGCTCGGCTCTGGCCGCGCACCGCGGCACGCTGACGCTGGTCGGTGGGGTTCTCCTGATCGTCTTCGGCCTGCTGCAGGCCCTCGGCGTGCCCCTCGCGGTCCCGGGTGTCGCCCGCCGCGGAGACCCGCGCGGTCCGCTCGGCGCGGTCCTGCTCGGCGCGACCTACGGGCTCGCCGGCAGCTGCACCGGCCCGCTGCTCGGCGCTGTGCTGACCGTCGCAGCCGTGAGCGGCAACGCGCTGTACGGCGCGGCGCTGCTGGCCTGTTTCGCCGCGGGGATGGTCGTCCCGCTGCTGGCGCTCGCGTGGGTGTGGGACCGCTGGCGGATCGGCGAGCGGCTGCGGCCGCGTCCGCTGCGCCTCGGGCCGCTGACCACCAGCTGGGTGCAACTCGTCTCGGGGGCCGCGTTCATCCTCGTCGGGGCGCTGTTCCTCGCCACCGACGCGACGGCCGCGCTCGGCGGCGTGCTGGACGCCTCGGCGCAGTACCGCCTCGAGGGGTGGCTGGGCTCGGTGGCAGGGGCGGTGCCGGACCTTGCGTTCCTGCTGGTCGTCGCGGCGCTCGGCGGCGTCGCGCTGTGGCGCTGGCGGGTCTGACCCCTCAGAGCGGGCGGGGCATCCTGAAGGCCACGTTGGTGGGGCGGGAGTCCTCGCCCGTCAGCCTCTCGTGCAGCTCGTAGACGGCCAGCGCCGCGCTGCCGAGCTGGGCCCAGGGCTCCGGCCCGGCCGGCGAGGCGGCCGAGGCGCGGAGCCTGCCGTCGGCCCCGACGATGGGGGTGCGTGCGAGCCACTCGGCGGCCGTCCGCGGGGCGGCCCCGTGACCCGTGCAGTCGAGGTCGACGGGGCCGTCGTCCCCGTCGACGATCCGCACCCCGCGCTCCGCGAGCCGCGCGATGAGCAGGTCCGCCAGGGCATCGTTGCCCCCGGGGGTCAGCCGCCAGCGGCCGAAGGTCCGCGAGACGGAGAGGGACAGGGCGGAGATCGCGGGGGCATCGGCGTCGGGTCCGCAGGCGAGCACCAGCTCCCGCAGGCCGCTGCCGAGGCGGCCGGCGACGTCGCCGAGGGACCTGTCGAGCCACAGCGACGAGCGCTGCTCCGCGGTGGTGACGGGGAGCGTCCCCTCGAGCGCGTGCCGCCGGAAGGCGACCATGACGTCGTCGAGGTCGTCCACGAGATCGCGCCAGCGGGCCGCCTCGTCCTCGCCGAGCTGGGCGCTCAGCGCCCGCCACTGCGCGCCGCGCTCCGTCGGCAGCTCCAGGCGGGTGCCGTCCGCGAGCGTGTGGACCTCGGCGGGGGCCTCGACGAGTTCGAGCCCGGCGCCGTTGAGTGCGGTGACCAGGTGCGCGCCCGTCTTCTTGAACAGGTCCCGCCAGGCCGCGGGCAGGAGAATCGCGTCGGGCAGGCTGGGCGGAGGGGCGCCGTCGGTGATCAGCGTCACGGCGTGGCCGAGTCTGGCCAGCCGGGCGGACGCGGCCATCCCCGCCAGTGTCATCCCGCTCACCCTCACCATGGCACCCGAGGATAGCCATGGCCGCGAAACGCTATGCGACAAGGGTCTTCGCCGAGAATGCCCGAGCTGGCGCGGTCTTGTCGGGGTCGGGATCTATAGTGGTTCTTCTACCGAACACCTGTTCGATTCAATGTGGACAGGGGAGACCAGGAGGCCGCCATGCGCATGTACGAGGACCCTATCTGTGTGCTGTTCGACGGGAGGCCACGGCAGTTCATCTGGCGCGACCGGCTGCTGCTGGTCAAGAAGGTCGAGTCCCGCTGGAGCCGGGCCACGGCGTGGTGGGAGGGCGAACGGGTCCGCGCCGCCCGTGGGGAGGAGGCCGCCGGCTCCGGAGGGGAGCTGGCGGCGGAGCGGGAGGTCTGGCGGGTGGAGGCGGGCAACGGCTGCCATCGCGGGGTCTACGAGCTCGCCCGCACCGTCGGCGACGAGGACTGGGTGCTGCAGGCGGTGTTCGACTGATGGACTTCGCACACCTGCGGGTGGCGTCGGGGTACTCGTTCCAGTACGGCGCCTCCCACCCTTCGCAGCTGGTCGCCGAGGCGGCCAGGTTGGGGATGGCCACGCTCGGGCTCACGGACCGCGGCGGCCTCTACGGCGCCGTCCGGTTCGCCAAGGCGTGCCTGCGCGGAGGTATCGCGCCGGTGGTCGGCGTCGATCTCGCCGTGCGCCCCGCCGGGTGGCGCCCGGCGCGGCGGGCGGCGGCGGCCCGCGGCGGGCAGCTCCGCGACGAGCGGCTGCCCCGCGCGGTGGTGCTGGCCTCGTCACGGGCCGGGTGGGGGACGCTGTGCGAGCTGATCACCGCGGCGCAGCTGACGGGGCAGCGCTCCGAGCCCGTCGTCACGCTGGAGACCGTGGCCGCGCACTGCGCCGGCCGCGACGTCACGGTGCTGCTCGGCGCCGACTCCGAGGTGGGCAGGCTGCTGCTCGCCGACGGGATGGACGGCGCGGCCGCCGAACTGCGTCGGTGGCGCGACGAGCTGGGCGGCTCGGTCGTGCTCGCCCCCACCAACCACCACACCGGCGGCCGGGGGGTCGCGTCGGCCCATCAGGCGGCCGGGCTGGTCGCGCTGGCCGACCGGGCCGGCGCGGGGGCGGTCCTCACCAACATGGTGCGGATGGCGCGCAGGGACCAGGCCCCCACCCTCGACGTGCTCGACGCGTCCCGTCGGCTCGTCCCGCTCGACGTGCGCAACATCGACCGTCGCAACGCCGAAGGCTGGCTCAAGCCCGCCGAGGCCATGCGCGTCGCGGCCGACGAGGCGGCCAGGCTCGCGGGTCGCGGCTCCGGGGAGTCCCTGCTGCGGGCCACGGTGGAGCTCGCGGAGCGCTCGGCACTCGACCCGGTCGGCGACGTCGGGCTCGGCGAGATCCGGCTGCCGGAGTTCGAGATTCTGGGCACCACCGGCGAGCTGGCCCCCGCCGCGCTGCGCGCCCGCTGCGAGGCCGGGCTGAACTCCCGCTACGGCGCCCCCGGCCGCGATGTGCTCGACCGCCTCGACGACGAACTCGCCGTCATCGGGCACCTCGGCTACGAGTCCTACTTCCTGACCGTCGCGGACGTCGTCGGCCTCATCCGCGGGCTGGGCATCCGGTGCGCCGCCCGCGGGTCGGGCGCCGGCAGCCTCGTCAACTACGCGCTGGGAGTCTCCGGCGTCGACCCGCTCGCCTACGGGCTGCTCCTCGAACGGTTCCTCTCGCCACTGCGGCAGGCGCTGCCCGACATCGACCTCGACGTCGAGTCCGCCCGCCGCACCGAGATCTACGACGAGATCCTGCGGCACTTCGGTGGCAGGCGGGTGGCGTGCGTCGCGATGATCGAGACCTACCGGGTGCGGCACGCGGTCCGGGACGTCGGCGCCGCGCTCAGCCTCGCCCCCGTGGAGATCGACGCCATGGCGAAGGCCTTCCCGCACATCCGTGCCCGCGACGCCCGCGCCGCGCTGCGGGACCTGCCGGAGCTGCGCGCCGCGGGCCTGGGGCAGGAACGCCTCGACGTCCTGTTCTCGCTGGTGGAGTCCCTCGACTCGCTGCCACGCCACATCGCCCTGCATCCGTGCGGCATCATCCTCAGCGACTCCTCGCTCGGGCAGCGGACCCCGCTCGAGGCCAGCTACGGCGGCTACCCGATGAGCCAGTTCGACAAGGACGACGTCGAGGACATCGGCCTCCTCAAGCTCGACGTGCTCGGCATCCGGATGCAGTCCGCGATGGCGCACGCGCTGACCGAGATCACGCGCACGGGCCTCGCCCGGCCCGACATCGACGACCTCGCGCCCTTCGACGACCCGGCGGTGTACGACATGATCGCCCACCGCGCCACGCTCGGCTGCTTCCAGATCGAGTCCCCCGGGCAGCGGGAGCTGGTTGGCAAGTTCGGCCCGGAGAACTTCCACGACATCATCGTCGACATCTCCCTGTTCCGCCCCGGCCCCGTCAAGTCCGACATGGTCACCCCCTTCCTGGACGCCAGGCAGGGCTGGGTCGAGCCGGACTACCTCCACCCCAGCCTCATCCCCGTGCTGGAGCAGACGTGCGGCGTCGTGGTCTTCCATGAGCAGCTGATCCAGATCATCTCCATCGTCACCGGATGCTCGCTCGCCCAGGGCGACGAGGTGCGCCGCGCGCTGGGCGACCCCGAGGGGCAGGAGCGGGTGAGGCAGTGGCTCTATCCGCTGGCCCGCGAGAGCGGCTACGCCGAGGAGACCATCGACCAGATCTGGTTCATCCTCTCCGCCTTCGCGTCCTTCGGGTTCTGCAAGGCCCACGCCGCCGCGTTCGCGCTGCCCACCTACCAGTCCGCCTGGCTGAAGCGGCACTACCCGGCGCACTTCCTCGCCGGCGTCCTGACGCACGACCCGGGCATGTACCCCAAGCGTCTCCTGCTCGAGGAGGCGCGGCGCCTCGACCTCGCGGTGCTCGGCCTGGACATCAACCGCAGCGTCGGGCAGTACCGCGCCGAACGGGCAGCCGGGGACGAGGGCTGGGGGATCAGGCTGGCGCTGGCCGACGTGAAGGGCATCGCCGCCGACGAGATCGAACGGATCGTCGCCGGGCAGCCCTTCGTGTCGCTCAGCGACTTCTGGGCCCGTGCGGGAGCCGCGGCCCCCGTCGTCGAGAACCTCATCCTGGCAGGGGCCTTCGACTCCCTCTACGGCATCGGGCGCCGCGCGGACGTGGCCCGCCGCGGGCGGATCACGCGCCGCGACCTGCTGCTCGCGCTGGCCGACCTGCAGCGCGCCCGTCGGGCCGACGAGCGGGCGTCCGGCCGCGCGCGCGGCCGCCGCGCACTGCCGGCGCCCGGCGACGACCCGGCCGAGCGTGCCCGCGCGCAGCGGAAGGCCGCGGACCGGGTCGCGCAGTCGGTGCAGGGTGTCCTCGACTTCGGCGACGGCTCCGCCGACCCCACCGCGGACGTCGTCGCCACCGGGCTGCCCGAGATGGACGACGAGGAGCGGCTGAGGGCCGAGCTGGAGATCCTCGGGCTCGACGCGTCCGCGCACATCATGGAGCGCTACCTGCCGCTGCTCAGGGCGCTCGGCGCGGTCAGCTCACGGACGCTGCTCGACCAGCGCAACCGTTCCGAGGTACTGGTCGCCGGCGTGAAGGTCGCGACCCAGACCCCTCCCGTCCGCTCCGGTCGTCGCGTGATCTTCCTCACGCTCGACGACTCGACGGGCCCGGTCGACACCACCTTCTTTGAGGACGTGCAGGGGCCGTACGCGGCCACGGTGTTCGATACCTGGCTGCTGCTCGTACGGGGGCTGGTCCGCCGCACCGGGGCGCGTGGGGTCTCGATCAGGGCCACGGGGGCCTGGGACCTCGGCGCCCTCGACCGGGCCTGGCGCGACGCGCTCGGACGGGGCCTCGGCGAGGCCGGGGCGCTCGCCGCGGTGCACGACATCCTCGCCGAGGTGCCACAGGGGTACTCGCTCGTCGGCACCTGGGAGCAGGACGATCGGGCCACGGCGCCGGCCGCGGAGCAGGGCGCCTCGGCCGGCGACCCGGCCCCCGAGGGCTTCGAGCCGCCGCCGGACCCGCTGCACGCCACCCGCGCGGGCGGCATGGGGCGCCGTCGGGTGCTCGTACACGCCAGCGGCTTCACCCAGTCGCCGTACGCCGACGTCAAGCCGTCCGGCACCGGAGCGGCCGAGGCGCCGCGCAAGCTGTGGCATTCCAGCCCGGGAAGCTCAGGGAGATGAGATGACACTGATCGCACACGTCGACATGGACGCGTTCTACGCCTCGGTCGAGATGGCGAGGCACCCGGAGCTCCGGGAGGTGCCGATGTTCGTCGGCGGCTCCACGCGGGGCGTGGTGCTGTCGGCCAACTACCCTGCCCGCCGGTACGGCATCGCGGGAGGCATGCCGTCGAGCCGGGCCCGCAGGCTCTGCCCGCAGGTCGCCGTCGTGCCGCCGGACTTCGACCACTACGGGGAGGTCTCCGCCGGCATCGAGGAGATCTTCGACACCGTGACGGACCGCGTCGAGATGGCCTCGATCGACGAGGCCTTCCTCGACCTGACCACCGCCATGCGCAGGCTCGGCGGGGACCCGGACGAGGTCGCGGCCGGCCTCCGCGCGCAGATAGCCGACGAGCAGGGCGTGCCCTGCTCGGTGGGCATGGGGCCGAGCAAGTTCATCGCCAAGCTCGCCTCCAACCATGCCAAGCCCGACGGCATGCTGCGGGTGCCTGCCTCCGACGTCGTCTCGTTCCTGCACCCGCTGCCCGTCGAGGCCATCTGGGGGGTGGGGGAGGCGACGGCCACCAAGCTGCACCGCCTGGGGCTCGACACCGTCCGCGACATCGCCAGCACGCCGAGGGCCACGCTGTGCCGGGCGCTCGGGGACACGCAGGGGGCCCTGCTGTACGACCTCTCCTGGGGACGCGACGACCGCTCGGTGCTCGCCCGCGAGCCTGCCGAACACAGCGTCGGGTCGCAGGAGACGTTCGGTCACGACACCGACGACGCGGACCTGGTCGCCACCGAGATCCTGCGGATGGCGGAGCGGACGGCCTCCCGGATGCGCGCACAGCAGATGGTGGGCCGGACCGTCACGCTGTCGGTCAGGTTCGCCGACTTCACCACCATCACCCGCACCGGGACGTTGCCCGCCTACACCGACAGGACGAACGACATCCACGCCGAGGCCATGCGGCTGTTCCGCCGGCTCAATCTGCAGCGGGCCCGGATCCGGCGGGTCGGCGTGCGGGCCGAGAAGCTCGTGCCGAAGTCCGTCACGTACGAGCAGCCGGCGCTCGACGACCCGGCCCGCGGCTGGGGGGAGGCCGATGCCGCGACGGACAACCTCGTGCTGCGGTTCGGCCCGCACGCCCTCCGGCGTGCCCGCCTGACGCGCCGCCCTGCGGTGACAACCGGCGCGGAGTAGGGGCGGAGCGCGGCACGGGGGATTAACACGCGAAGCGTCAACCGTTAAGCGGCCGACACGCGATCGCAACCTTTGCCCGGTTGGATCGAGCCATGAAGCTGCTCATCCTGGCTCCAGCAACCCACTACGAACAAGGCTGGTTCGGCGAACTGCTGACCGGGCTCGCGGAGAACACGGTGCGGGCGGCCGCGGACGACGGCTGGAGCACCACCCTGCTCGGCCTGCAGGACTGCAGCGACCACGACTGGCACGCGGCGCTGGCGGACACGGACGCCGTCGTCCTGCTCGGGGGGCACGACGTGGACCCCCGGTACTACGGAGGACGCGCCGAGTACCCCGGCTCGGGGGACCACCTTGCGACGGCGGACCGCCGGTCGCTGGCCGTCATCCAGGCCTGCCACGCCGACCGCATCCCGCTGCTGGGCATCTGCCGCGGGCTGCACCTGCTCAACGTCGCCTTCGGCGGAACGCTCGAGCCTCATCTGACCAATGCCGACGAGCACCGCGTGGCAGACGGCCAGGGTGAGATGCTCCGCCACGACGTCGACGTGCTGCCCGGGACGTGGCTGGCCGACGCCGTCGGCGCGGAGCACCTCGTGGTCTGCAGTGGACATCACCAGGCCGTCCGCACGTTGGGCGACGGGCTGCGCGCGTCCGCCTGGGCGCGCCACGACGGGCTGATCGAGGGCATCGAGCACCCGGCGCGGGCGATGGTGGGGGTGCAGTGGCACCCCGAGGCAACCGACGCGGACCCCGCGCAGCTGGCGTCGCTGCTCGCGTGGCTCGAGGCCCAGGTGCGCGAGGGGGCCTAGTTGTCGCCGCCCTCCTGGCGGCGGCGCCAGCGCTCCTCGAGTCGGTCCATGAAGTCTGAGGTCGGCTCCTGTGACGGCGTCGGCTTCGAGGGGCCGGCCGACGGCCTGGCCGGCTGGCCGCCGTCGCCGACCCGGCGCCAGGAGCCGATCCCGACGAGGGCGGAGGCCAGCATCACGAGGAACCCGAGGACGCTGACGGTCCAGTGCACCTGGACGCCACCGAGCAGGACCAGAATGCCGAGCACGAACCCCAGGCCGGCGAAGGCGGCCCTGCGGCGGTGCACGCGGACCTCGGCGTTGCCGCTCAGCGTGTCCGCGAGCTTCGGGTCCTCAGCCATGAGGGACGCCTCAAGCTGCTCCAGCAGCTTGCGTTCCTGTTCAGAAAGCGCCATGGGGTCCCCCTATCGGGTTGTGGTGCATTCGATTCTATGTTGCCGCGCAACCAGGAGAAGCCTACCCTCGCCGCCCCATGAGCATGGAGGCAGGCAGGAACCTGGCCAGCAGCCGACGGCGCATCGGCACCGCGCGCGCGACCGCGCCGAGCACGGTGGAGACCAGCTCCGCGGGGGGCGGAGACTCGCCGTCGCGGGCGAAGCGGCTCCGCTCGACCAGGGCCGCCAGGGAGCGCAGCGCGGCCGCCCCCTCCGGTGCGAGCCGCCCGGCAGCGACGGCCGCCGCCGGCACGGGAGACCCAGACGGCCAGTCGAGGCCATGGTCGAGGTAGGTGGCACGCACCTCATCCCAGGCTCCGTCCGCGGCCGTGGCGGCGGGCAGAGAGTGGGCGAGCCGTCGCCGCCGCTGGACGACCCGGGCGACGCCCGGCGCCACGAGCAGCGCCAGCACGGCAAGCGCCGCGAAGACCCCGGCACCGTTGCCGCGGCCGGACGGCTCGTCCCCCGTCGCGACTCCTGGTGCCGTCGGCTCGGCCGTCGGCTGCCCCGGCTCCGGGGTGGCCTCGGGCTGCGTCTCCTCCGGCGTCGGCTCGGCGCTCGGTTCCTCCTGTGGCCCGGTGGTGCCGGAGGTGCCGGCCGGTCCTGAGAAGGCGGGGGTCGGCTCGAAGGGGACCCAGCCGAGACCCTCGAGGTACAGCTCCGGCCAGGCGTGCGCGTCATGCGCCGTCACCTCGAAGGTACCCGGGGAGGTCTCGTCGCCGGGCGCGAAGCCGACGGCGATGCGCGACGGGATGCCGGCCATCCTGGCCAGTACTGCCATGCCCATCGCAAAATGCACGCAGTAGCCGGAGCGATCGGTGAGGAGGAAGTTGCTGATGGTGCCGAGCCCGGTGGAGGCGGGGGCGGACAGCGAGTACTCGAAGCGGTTGGAGCGCAGGAAGTCCTGGATGGCCAGCGCGGCCGCCCCGTCGGTGTCGTCGGCTGTCGCCAGGATGGAGTCGAGGAGCTGCTGCACGCCGTCGTCGAGTCCGTCGGGGATCTCGGTCGTGACGGCGGGGACGCCGGAGCCAGCGGAGGCCTGCGCGATCTCGTCGCGCGTCGGGTCCGGCTGCCGCGCCGTGGCGGTGTAGGTCAGCCCGACGCTCTGCTGCGCCCGCTCAGGCCCGGATGCGACGATGCTGAGCGTCTCGGGGTCGAAGGCCCAGGTGCCGGCGGCGCTGATGGAGCGCGGCGCGAACGGGACGGGCAGGTAGTCCGACGGCACCGCCATCTCGACGGTGACAGAGACGTCCTCGCCGGGGTAGGGGGAGGCGCTGCCCAGACCGAAGCGGCTCAGCGTCATCGGCACCAACTGCGCGCCGTCGGACGTCAGCTGCGTGAGCGCGACGGTGCGCAGGTAGGTGGGCCGACCCGTGTCGGAGGTGTAGGTCAGCACCCGGGCGTCGATCGGGCGGCGCAGGTCCCGGTCCAGCTGCAGGGTGGGGTCGGCGAGCTGGATCGGGCCGCTGGACCCGGGCTCCTGCCAGGCCTGCTGATTGCCCAGTGGCACGACGGCCGAGACGCCGAGCGCCAGCGCGGCCGCGGTCAGGCCGGCGACGCACGCGGTCACGGCCCGTG is a window encoding:
- a CDS encoding cytochrome c biogenesis CcdA family protein — protein: MLIGYAGAFLGGAAAILSPCAALLLPAFFAYAFGEDRSRLVGRTVLFWVGTLLTLVPLGLGAGALGSALAAHRGTLTLVGGVLLIVFGLLQALGVPLAVPGVARRGDPRGPLGAVLLGATYGLAGSCTGPLLGAVLTVAAVSGNALYGAALLACFAAGMVVPLLALAWVWDRWRIGERLRPRPLRLGPLTTSWVQLVSGAAFILVGALFLATDATAALGGVLDASAQYRLEGWLGSVAGAVPDLAFLLVVAALGGVALWRWRV
- a CDS encoding DUF6504 family protein codes for the protein MRMYEDPICVLFDGRPRQFIWRDRLLLVKKVESRWSRATAWWEGERVRAARGEEAAGSGGELAAEREVWRVEAGNGCHRGVYELARTVGDEDWVLQAVFD
- a CDS encoding DNA polymerase III subunit alpha, with amino-acid sequence MDFAHLRVASGYSFQYGASHPSQLVAEAARLGMATLGLTDRGGLYGAVRFAKACLRGGIAPVVGVDLAVRPAGWRPARRAAAARGGQLRDERLPRAVVLASSRAGWGTLCELITAAQLTGQRSEPVVTLETVAAHCAGRDVTVLLGADSEVGRLLLADGMDGAAAELRRWRDELGGSVVLAPTNHHTGGRGVASAHQAAGLVALADRAGAGAVLTNMVRMARRDQAPTLDVLDASRRLVPLDVRNIDRRNAEGWLKPAEAMRVAADEAARLAGRGSGESLLRATVELAERSALDPVGDVGLGEIRLPEFEILGTTGELAPAALRARCEAGLNSRYGAPGRDVLDRLDDELAVIGHLGYESYFLTVADVVGLIRGLGIRCAARGSGAGSLVNYALGVSGVDPLAYGLLLERFLSPLRQALPDIDLDVESARRTEIYDEILRHFGGRRVACVAMIETYRVRHAVRDVGAALSLAPVEIDAMAKAFPHIRARDARAALRDLPELRAAGLGQERLDVLFSLVESLDSLPRHIALHPCGIILSDSSLGQRTPLEASYGGYPMSQFDKDDVEDIGLLKLDVLGIRMQSAMAHALTEITRTGLARPDIDDLAPFDDPAVYDMIAHRATLGCFQIESPGQRELVGKFGPENFHDIIVDISLFRPGPVKSDMVTPFLDARQGWVEPDYLHPSLIPVLEQTCGVVVFHEQLIQIISIVTGCSLAQGDEVRRALGDPEGQERVRQWLYPLARESGYAEETIDQIWFILSAFASFGFCKAHAAAFALPTYQSAWLKRHYPAHFLAGVLTHDPGMYPKRLLLEEARRLDLAVLGLDINRSVGQYRAERAAGDEGWGIRLALADVKGIAADEIERIVAGQPFVSLSDFWARAGAAAPVVENLILAGAFDSLYGIGRRADVARRGRITRRDLLLALADLQRARRADERASGRARGRRALPAPGDDPAERARAQRKAADRVAQSVQGVLDFGDGSADPTADVVATGLPEMDDEERLRAELEILGLDASAHIMERYLPLLRALGAVSSRTLLDQRNRSEVLVAGVKVATQTPPVRSGRRVIFLTLDDSTGPVDTTFFEDVQGPYAATVFDTWLLLVRGLVRRTGARGVSIRATGAWDLGALDRAWRDALGRGLGEAGALAAVHDILAEVPQGYSLVGTWEQDDRATAPAAEQGASAGDPAPEGFEPPPDPLHATRAGGMGRRRVLVHASGFTQSPYADVKPSGTGAAEAPRKLWHSSPGSSGR
- the dinB gene encoding DNA polymerase IV, giving the protein MTLIAHVDMDAFYASVEMARHPELREVPMFVGGSTRGVVLSANYPARRYGIAGGMPSSRARRLCPQVAVVPPDFDHYGEVSAGIEEIFDTVTDRVEMASIDEAFLDLTTAMRRLGGDPDEVAAGLRAQIADEQGVPCSVGMGPSKFIAKLASNHAKPDGMLRVPASDVVSFLHPLPVEAIWGVGEATATKLHRLGLDTVRDIASTPRATLCRALGDTQGALLYDLSWGRDDRSVLAREPAEHSVGSQETFGHDTDDADLVATEILRMAERTASRMRAQQMVGRTVTLSVRFADFTTITRTGTLPAYTDRTNDIHAEAMRLFRRLNLQRARIRRVGVRAEKLVPKSVTYEQPALDDPARGWGEADAATDNLVLRFGPHALRRARLTRRPAVTTGAE
- a CDS encoding gamma-glutamyl-gamma-aminobutyrate hydrolase family protein, with the translated sequence MKLLILAPATHYEQGWFGELLTGLAENTVRAAADDGWSTTLLGLQDCSDHDWHAALADTDAVVLLGGHDVDPRYYGGRAEYPGSGDHLATADRRSLAVIQACHADRIPLLGICRGLHLLNVAFGGTLEPHLTNADEHRVADGQGEMLRHDVDVLPGTWLADAVGAEHLVVCSGHHQAVRTLGDGLRASAWARHDGLIEGIEHPARAMVGVQWHPEATDADPAQLASLLAWLEAQVREGA
- a CDS encoding DUF3040 domain-containing protein, producing MALSEQERKLLEQLEASLMAEDPKLADTLSGNAEVRVHRRRAAFAGLGFVLGILVLLGGVQVHWTVSVLGFLVMLASALVGIGSWRRVGDGGQPARPSAGPSKPTPSQEPTSDFMDRLEERWRRRQEGGDN
- a CDS encoding transglutaminaseTgpA domain-containing protein, with protein sequence MRHRWVGHVAIAAAVWLSLVPLGAMLDGQRLLTAAVPLIVASAAVGSLLSLLRLPRGAIFVAQGVAVVGVLLWRGLTLAGPGTPLEALRSLTLDGVSAIRTGAAPLQITDGVAWLCLLLTAVLLLMVQLLADSLEQPGWSIVPLGLVFGIAALILLGDVPWLYALPVIAAYIIVLLVATPMGRDAAGGALRLLAFHASRAVTACVAGLTAAALALGVSAVVPLGNQQAWQEPGSSGPIQLADPTLQLDRDLRRPIDARVLTYTSDTGRPTYLRTVALTQLTSDGAQLVPMTLSRFGLGSASPYPGEDVSVTVEMAVPSDYLPVPFAPRSISAAGTWAFDPETLSIVASGPERAQQSVGLTYTATARQPDPTRDEIAQASAGSGVPAVTTEIPDGLDDGVQQLLDSILATADDTDGAAALAIQDFLRSNRFEYSLSAPASTGLGTISNFLLTDRSGYCVHFAMGMAVLARMAGIPSRIAVGFAPGDETSPGTFEVTAHDAHAWPELYLEGLGWVPFEPTPAFSGPAGTSGTTGPQEEPSAEPTPEETQPEATPEPGQPTAEPTAPGVATGDEPSGRGNGAGVFAALAVLALLVAPGVARVVQRRRRLAHSLPAATAADGAWDEVRATYLDHGLDWPSGSPVPAAAVAAGRLAPEGAAALRSLAALVERSRFARDGESPPPAELVSTVLGAVARAVPMRRRLLARFLPASMLMGRRG